CTGTGTGGAGAAGCTCTGGGGGAGTAAGGTGTGGAGGTTTCAGATTAGCATAGGCAGATGTGATGTACCCCAGCACATGTTCTGCAGTCACACTGCAACACAGCAAATTTTTTCAAGCAAATAGAAATTGGTACAAGACTTTTAGGCCACTTCAGGATCTATTAAATCATCTATTAACTGTGGGTTTGGTCTGCCACAGAGAATACTAGAAGTACTGAATTGAATATCAAAGCACAGTAGAAGAGTTTGAATAGCTTGAAACCTTCATCTAAAACACCACTTGGTTCTGCAGCCATGGGTCTCTGTGCATGCTCATGGGTGCCCACCAATTCTCGGCAGAGCATTTCACACAAGTGAAgtttcaaatgcttttcttcaatcctgcctcctcctctgttTGGATCCTTCATGATCCTTTTGAACATAAGTATCAGAGACACTAAGCACAGACTAGACTAGAAccatattttgttttggttttatatCTGTGTTCTTCTCAGGGCAGTAAAAAATCCATTCTCCTCACCAGTCATTCCCTTAAAAACCCCTGTCTTAGAATTACAGTGGTAAGTTGCAGCTGAATAAACATCAGTGATTTAGTAAGTATCTACTAATTTGAGGAAGCCTGAGTTAAATTTTTTGTAACTACAGAACAAATCTACCAGCCAAGTCTGCTGCTGGCAAGAAAGTTGTGTGCTTTGCCCAACAACTGTTAGATTCCTCAGGCTTTGGTACTGTGTGACAAAATGTCTTCTAGGAGAAATGACAGCCTCTGTCACATCAGACATGGTGGTGGCATCCTGCATGGACTGTCACTAACATGTGGCTCCTCTGATGACCATTTTTTGCCTTTGCACAAGCAGCAAAGGGTTTTGTGCTTTTAGCCTTGCTGATGCCAGTCCCCTGTCCTATGGGTGGCTTCAGGAGGTTCTGTTTTGTGGTACCACCTATAGTTCCTGGGCCATTTTATGGCAGTGCATTTGTAGGTATTTACAAATCTTTGGCCGCCCTGACAGACTCTTAATTTATGAGTTTAACACAGGTATTTGTGCAATCATCAGGCTTTCAGTCTATCATTTTAAAAGCCTGCTCACATGCTGATCTGTCCAGATTCACAGTGTTGGCCCTCTTTGTACATTTTCCAACAGCTTGAAATGCTCAGACAGTTGGTAATGGGGCCTCCTACCAGCAGCTGGAGATTGGAAACAGGCACATCTCAGTGACATCATCTCCTGCAaggagctcagggctggagcTTGTCTCCCCCTGTCCCCACGAGTGGctgtctgctcctgcctgcctgcctgggccTGCACCCTCACGGTGTGCTGGTgtcagccctgcccaggggggatgctgcagctggTACCCTGCACCCAGTGCCCCTAAGGAGACTGGAACTGCCTGCATCAAAATGCCACTGTGCCTGTATGGAATCCTGTTGCTCTGCTGTAGTCACTTTTCAGGATCAGCTGAAATGCTCCTTAGTGATGGCTGGGCTCAGGCCCACAGCACTCTTCCTGCACTCCCTGCAGTAGAGCAGCAACAGTGCCCACCTGCTGCACGTTCAGAAGCTCTATCCAAAAATGTTTGGATGCATTTGCTTCTCTGTAAACACTCTACTGCCCACCAGGAGTCATCCCCCAAAGagcctggggagcagggcaggtgctggattaaactgcattttccagacaaaaagaaaaaaaatacctcaaaacATTCCTGAGAGATAAACCTGGCATTCCTTCCCCTCGGAGCCTCTCTCGAAGCTGGAAAACTGTGGGGAGTGACTACTCAAAGAACAAAGGTCTGTACTGCCCCATTCCCAGAATTAGGTAGTCTCGATTCTTACTGTTTAAAGTACAGCTCTCCAaaaagctgtgctgtgttcaGCAATTggtgggggcacagctggctgtgGGCATAGCTGGACAGATGTTGCAGAGCTGGCACACACGTACCTGTGCAATATTTCAGAGCCAGGTGCCTGCAGGAAGGTCCCCGTGGGGATGGCAGGTGCTCCCTGgttgtgctgcttctgccatGTCCCCTGCACGTGTGCGGAGGTCTGGGAGTGGGCAGTGGGAGGGGTTTGTCCCGAAGCCCTCTGCTGCCTGAGGGTGGCTGTGTCAGAGTGTCTCTAAAATTCCTGCCCTTGCTGCCTGCCACGTGAGTCTGAGGACCGGCGAGGGGCAGGCTGGCAGAGTTTCCTCCGCAGATGCTTTGGCTGGTGGGTGTCTGGCACTGTGTTCCCTTGCAATAGCTACATAATTAAAGCAGCTCAGGATCACCCAGCCTGGGTTGCAGcatggaggaagaggagggcatGCAGCTTGCAGTCACAGCTTTGTGCAGCCCGTGCCTCTCTGACAACTTTTCTGGGAGCCTTGGTCAGCTCTGGAGCATGACTGCTCGCAGTCGCAGCCTGGATATaccccagctcctctggaacCTGTTCCATGCCACTATTTAGTTTATTAGGAGAGTAAATGTGTTTGCCTAGCTTGTTGTCcagaaaaaatcagatttttttcccgGTGTGCAACAAGCGACTAATCACACACTCAAGGGAAACACTGATTATTTACTCCAGTTGCGCAAGCCTGCTTGCTTAGTGGTATTCCACAAATCAATTTATACATTCTAGTGCAAAGGAAACTCCCTAGTCTGACCATTCTGGAGCCTCTCTGGCAGTCCCACTCCCCAGTACCAGACTTTCACAGCTGGGACCAAAGTCCCTTCACAGTGGGCAactccagtgctgcaggtgatgcccTAAACATCCACTCACAGTCAGACCAGGTTACCTTGCTGTTCCACCCCAGGTTTCCCATGAAAGAGTCTCAGACATCTCATTGCACAAAGCCATTTATTCACGGCGCAGTTACACAGAAACAGCCTCTGAGGAGAGACCCCCAAAAAACGAACCCTGGGGAATTTTACACCCTCATTGTCTACCCGGGTGCAAGTGTAGCTCTTCCTCTCCAGTCGACTCCTGCCACCCTCTCCTTGCCAGTTCTCCTTGCTGGCATCACCCACCTTCATCTTGTTATCCAAAATGTCTGCAATTGCTGGCTCCAGTGCTGTCCAGTGCTGTCTCCTAGTGTCCACTCACCCTTGTGTCCACTCACCCACTCACCCTGGCTGGTTCTCCAGGCTTTGTACACTTTGTTAATCACAGGGTTGGCAATTCACAGCCTCTTCTCTCTCTGGGCTCCCACCCAGAGCTCAACCTGCAGCTTGAATTCAGCTTGCAaacacagctgcctgcagcagatGTATCCCTCAACATTAGCAAACATAGGCATGGGCTATAGGCATAGTTCATGGGCTACAAGGGACATAGCTCTCTTATTAATTAGTATTCTATCTTCTATCAGTTAATGACTCTCTCAGTTCTTATGGTAATTAGTCTGCACCCTCAGTCTTCATCTTCCTTGGACCTGGTGGGCCATGAGTCAGTCTGTCATGATTTCTCTCTGCTGGAATTCTTTTTACCTAGTCAGAGTCAGTTTCAGCAGTTGCTGAGTTGGcttttttagtttctttcttATCTCAGGAGTTCTGCCATATGTCCTTGTGGCCCTTAAGTTCTGCATTCTTTGTGTCTACCTACTATCTGTAGCACATCCTTCTTCTAAAGCTTTGTTAACCTCTCCCTAGGTGTGAGTCATTGATGCTTAACAAGGCAATTCTGCCAACAAGAAATTTCTTTCCAACACCTGGACATAGGGCCTGTTAACTGCTATCATGGATTAAGTCTCCTTTGTGGCTGATTAGGGGTGCGAGTGCCTAATTGCGTGGAGTTGTTCTGCACTTCCCTTATGTTGCAAACCCATTACTGCACTCCACTGGCATTTATGCGGTAAAATCCAAACATATGTTTAGCCAGATTTCTTATCTCAGCCCTCCAGCTTTCTGCTCAGTTGCTGGTTTTTGGTCAACTCTGTGGTCCCATCTGAACTGGAAGGGGTAGGAGGCTGCTCAGTTTTCCACTGAGAGTTTTAATCCACACACAGAGAAAGCTCCCCACCCACTACCCGACCTCAAAAGCTGAGGCAGGGGGTGAAAGTGGGAGCGAAATTCCCATTCTCTCTCTGCTCAGATTTTCAGTGGTATtacaaaagggatttttttctgagcagtGCAGCTCTTTCTAGACTCCCTTGGATGCATTCCTCCAGAATACTTACACAGATTGATGGTCACAGTCATGGTGGACATTCAAGCCCACTTCTCACTTCTGTGAGAGTCTACTACTCTGCACAGTCAGAGCTGTGTGGGGCACCCGACTGCATCTCCCTCCAACACTCCACCTGGAAGAGCCCTTGCAATTAGCTGTAGCAATGCTAATGCACTGCCCCATCATCCTTAGACCTGGCTGAGGGCAGAAGTGGGGTAGAAAGAAGCTGAACACACTGTTAGCTCTTCCATTTATACCAGTTCTGGCATTTATAAGCAGTCCTGGCCCCCTCAAAGAGATTCATGTAAAAATGAGTCTTTGTCTCAACAAGAAGGCATGAAGCATCTATTTTGTAAtagcagcatttaaaaataattctgcatttGTTCAGTTTAATGTTAGTGTTCTTTAATGTTACTGTTAGCAAAAGCACTGCTTAGTGCTACTACACACAGTTTCTACATATTTATTTTGGTAAGACCCACCTGCTGGATTCTTCAAGCTGCTACAAAATGAGGTTAAAAACAGACACCTACAGGAAACAGCTTATGGCTTatctcagcttttccagctgctccacTAACCTCACTAAAGACTCATCTACTCAAGTATACAAGAGTACTGTTTCCTTGTAAATCTatgtgtaaataaataataaacaactAAACTAAATAAAAACTAAACAACTGATTCTTTCCCACGACTAACTTTGAAACAGAGGTAAAGAACTGAATTCTCCCTGAGGAATTTTGTGCTTTACAGATCTAAATCGTTGTAGAAACccaagaagacaaaaaaaattcagcatgtTGGGAGGCAGGAGATAACAGTAgtaccagcactgctggtgtttAGCTGTATAAAGATTGTCAGGACTAGGAGCTAAAGGCGTTATTTTGACTTCTGGAATCTTCAGAGGGGACTCAAGGCCTATTTGCAGTAGTTTTCTGGTAGAATCAAAGAAGTGGCTTCTTGAAGACCTGAGGTCAGTTCCTACCTGACCTCACAAATCACAAATCAAAATTGGAGGGAAAATCACTTGCCAGTTTTGTGGCCTCAGGGTGTGGGATGCCCACaggccccagtgctgcccatcAGAGCTGCCAGGCACCACCTACCACAGCTGTACCCTGTGGAAGGCACTGGTTACAGCTCTCACCCCAGGAACTGGTTTACTTTACATGACAAGTAACTCTGAGTACTTAAATGcaccattttaaaagaaacGAAGTGGGCAAAATCTGAGTTATGACAAACCTCTTCTGTAATATtaccagtggaaaaaaacccataagcTGAACATCTTCTTCTGCCGCAGGTTTCCTGTACTCTGCTAGGGGAAAATCTTGTTAAATAGCAGAGACAAAATGTACTAAAGGCAACCTGAGTTCTGGATCCCATGCAAAGTGTAGCAGGAAATCTAATGCAGCAGTGGGTATGTGCAGAACTTAAGTGACTTACCAGGTCAAAAAAATGCAGTGCTCTTCCAGTCATCATCCTCCTCTTCACTCCTATTATTATACTGTGTTTGAATGCAGAAATGTAATTGAGTTCATCACAGATGGATCCTAAATCAATTCAATGCCTTTCAGCACGAAGTCTGTAGCCCAGACTTCCCATGTTCTTGTCTCCCTAAAACCATATCCATGAAGTCAAAAATGCACAAGCACCACCCTGCCTCTGGGAGACTAGACTAGGACTCAGACCATTTGGGGTACAGACATTGAGTCCTGCACAAACCATATGTGCCTTTAAAACCTAGTATTTATTAAATGCAACTTATTTTCTCGTATTTTGTGGTGTTCTAACTTCTTAGGATATTACTTCCATGATCACTGTTGGTAGGCTATAGAAGAAATCATTAAAAGTACTATTTCAAGAAGTAACACAATTCATCTGTAGGCAATTacataaaaattcaaatgttaAGCCACAATTCCTGAACACAACACAAGCAACTTGAATATTCTAAAATAAATCACACCAAGAAAGTGGTGTGTTCtacttcatttttattctgttcccAGGGATTAGGTATATCATCCTTGATACTCAGTAGTTAGGTATAACATTAATAATTCCCAATGAGACCATAACCTTTTTTCATTGAAGAAATTGACACAGTAAGCCAGAAGAAAGTTCATTTATATTTGTCCTGGGtatactttggaaaaaaactctCAGTGAATAGGAGAATTCAGAATATTAGGTGTCTATGTCAGTCTTCTAGTTCAAAAATTTGTAGTTGTTTATAAATTTCAAACAATTAACTTTATTGTAAACTTTATTGCAATAAACGGATGATATGCACAAGAAACAACAAAAGTGAACTCTTAACATTGTGCATTCCAGAAGTATACTCCTGCTGGCATAAGCAGGAGGTCAAAAATGACccacaaaagcattttaaacttaaaataaaCCCAAAGGGTTCTGTTGAATTATGGAGCAATGAACTTGGTAACATACAAAAACactgttttccacagaaaacaaagcaagacCTCATCTGACAGACAACAAAAGTTGACCAGAGTCTAAAGCTGCAGAAACCACCTGCAGATTGCTGACTCtttgatcacatcccacagcagaGAAACAGGGAGGGCCCGGTCTCAGTGTGTGATTTGCAGACTCTGCATGCAGTCCCGTGCCTGGCTGTTCCGAGGTATTTCCCCTTTCTGAGCAGGTTGGTTGGTGTGAAAGGACAAGTGGACTTTTGACCTAAACACAACCCATCTGCTGTTCCAGAGGTGGGACACTAGAGAAAACTGCCCAGGAACCACACTCCTTTTTCCATGAGCATGAGGTCAGTCCCACTTTTAGCACTGATTTGAATACACCGCCCCATGGGGCACAGGCAGATATCCCCCTGCTGTAATTTAGGAGtgtctcctgctgctgaaaAAGGCTACTGAGAAGGCAAACGAActtcataaataattttcaatacgaaacttttctttcttacGATTTTTAACATgaccagcagagagcagcagagtaGGAACAGGGACATGAATATACAGAAGCAGTTCAGCTCCACCATTCTTGCTGTAATAAACTACTGATCCAAAACAATGATGTTGCCGAAACAGCTGAGTAATGAGCAAGTAAGTCCTGTTTTCTATATCAATTTACCAATTCAACATCGGTTTGCAGACAAAATAGTAAGTTGGTGTCAGACAAAATTCCAAGGAATTGAGTTATATTAAGAATTAATCAAGATGAGGTGAAGCTTAGTGGCTTCACTAACAAAACATGTCAGCATTTGCCAGCAAGAAACCACCTGCTGCTATTAAGACATTCGTTTGAAAATGTTCTCTTTCAAGACAAATTTGGTTTTAACTTAAAAACCAAAGTTAAACACTCAAAACACTGAAAGTTAACTGGCTAATATACAACTAGTATTCAGATTTTCCCTTGTGTAATTGCTTACTAGAAGccaaagacaaaaaacaaacaaaatacaatacaatacaaacaaaatacaatacaatacaaacaaaatacaaacaaaaattcttGGAGAACACTGTAAAAAGCATCAGTGTATTACACAAACAGTACTTTAACATCTGTGCAGGAAGCAGTGTCTACAGGACATCAACtccctttctgctttttcagcttCAGTTTGAGTCAAGGCTATGAAATGTTTgaagtggaagaaaatgaaagtctTCGCTTTCTTGTTCCAGAGCTCAAAAATAAAGACAATATTAACTCCATCAAACTTTACAGCTTTcatttagcttttaaaaaatatatactatTTTATataaccaaaaatattttatagacGCCCATACACACACCTACAGTTCTGCTTCAGTGATGTTCTCATCAGGGCAACAATAGTATTCCACAAAACAGATCTGTCCATCTTCATTCCTAATCATATACTGCAGTGAAAGAAATCCTTGAGCATCTGTTCGAATGGACACTTTACAAGACAAAGCCAGTGCCTTTGTGGATGGTTTAAGTAAAGAAGTCTTGTAcctgcagagaaaaaacagtaaTATAAAAAAAACACATTGTGCAAAGAGGAGCTCAAACATTAGTCATGAATAAAGAcccataataaaaaaaaattaggaacaTACTTATTTGGTCTTTACCTGGTAACAACATTAAACTGTCATTGTCAGCACTTAACTTTTGATTACTGACACTGACTTTTATCAGATGGGGAGTATTTTTGTCCCCCATACTaacaaaataaatgttgcaGTAATgcaaaaacagtttttaaactTCCCATCAAGAATGGACAACCTGGAATAGAGGGTTTTCTCACAGACTTTCTAACCTGTTTGTCTGGGTCTGGTTACAGTGGAATGCTTCCATCAAATCAGAGTCCCTAGGGTAGTCTAGATGTGCACTTCCTGCATTTCCAAAAGTGGATAACCTGGAAGACAAAATATACCATTCTCAAAATACCTGATGAGAGTTCCGTAAAAACTCATCAAAATGAGTCATTGTACACATCTCAATGACTGTTTCACAAAACACTGCTGTTTGTTTCACTTTATCTAATGAAAAATGCTAAACTGTCCACACCAGTGTAACATTTACCAGGTTGTCAAAATACTCACTACTATGTTAATTAGAGTACATACTGTGACTTACTATACTCATTACAGTTTTTCCTGAAATGAACCATTCATCTAACCAGTCATCCCTCTCCACTGTGAAAACTTCCAGTCCTCACCCAAGGAAGCCAAGCATGAACATTTGTGTTGAAAGGCATTTCTAGTACCTGAAGTAGGGTTTATCTGGAGACATGGTAATCTGCAGAACTTCACTGCTCATATCCAGTTCAGCAAATGCTTCTCGTAGTCCCTCCGActgcagaataattttattaacaACCTTTGTActgcagaaatcaaaatctAACAACTCATCAGGTTCTTGAGTGTTGATTTTGCACACTGTTACTACTCCTCCTTCTTCCAAGAACAGCATCAGGGGATACCCATAACCCTGATAACACATTCTAAGGGCCGTTGATGTTCctgaaaaagagaatgaaatacACATTCTGTGGAGGTGGATAAACCTTCCAGACCTCTGCCCTGGAGGAATGATCCTTGAATGGAATGTGATAAGCTCATCTCAACCTCCCTGGGAGAGGTAACCCTTAGATGAGGCTGTTGTCTGGTCACAGCGAGTACCCACAATGCTCTGATATACCTATGTAGATTATTTCTAACCCATTGGTTCTTCCCCTTTGGTACCACCCCTGCCTTCCCCCACAAACACCCCAGCTGTACCCCTGTTCTGCAGGGAGCTGTTGTCCCTGTCCACCCCTCGCAGAGTGCTGGACAATGAAGGCCACCATGTGGAGCTGCCACGCGCCTCTcccgtccctgtcccagggATCACCTGGCAAGGAGAGCTGAGAGCCCTGCTGAGAGCTGATCCCTTGCAGCCACGGGCTGTGCCTTGCTGAGGCTGCCCGGCCACCAGAGACTGCCTGAGATCTGCGGAAGGCTGTGTCTAGGGAGACCTCTCTCTCTGGGAAGATCGCAGCATTCCGGGTAGGAACACAGACTCCACAGCCGTCCACAACATTCTGCAGAGACCACAACTAGGGCATTTGACCACTTTAGAAAactcacatttttctttgagtTCTGTGAGTGAATCAATTTGATTCACCCTGTTTAGTCCCACCTTTCGGGCGCCAATTGAAGGAGTGTCTCCGTGACCATAGaatcggcgacaaagtatctctataagcaatgtagcaggggtagcacatggtttattgtgagggccttgcttgtagctgctgggcacagctaaagcaggccaggagagcaggaacagcaaaCCGAGAGCAGAGCCCCGAATACCATTAAATACActaaatatctttccaagttgaatagtatgagttggactaaccaatctaatacaagataacaacacaTACAGCCAATGgaaatgtcccaccacccaaggcaagcagaaggggattgtttaatcaaacgatctggccctcaaacgatctggccctcagcttagcaggagtatattgtttaatcaagggggctggccctcagcttagcaggtcgttgttcacaagctgatggccctgcaccccacaccctaaatttcaaagcttgctttcatttctatctcgcttgttgaactcagactcccagaatctaaaccaccatatttgcaaggtgtttctacttcatccttcccaacaagTCCAGCTTCCAATATGTTACTGAAGCATACTTAGTGCTGCCTCCTAGATACCCTCTGAAATGCTACTGGTTATGCAGTAAAACTAAATGCATGTAGACAACTCAAATCCAAACAATTTCACCACCAGACAGGAAACACTAGCTGTAACAATGAAGACATGCTACAAATAGGTTGGAGGAATTGGAAAATTTCATGGTCCTGTAGCTGTCTCTGGTTCACATCATCTTTCCTTACAACTCTTGTTACTTGTGCAAACTGAAGTTAATGCAGCTGAGCTTGTGCTGTGGTCACACCTTCCTCTTGCAGGTTATCACCACCTGAACCTCTATTTTCCCAAAATCACAGTGCTCTTTAGTACACTCGATTTAGATCTTTAGGTCAACCACAACCAAAACTGTAGAGGAATTAGGAGTGCAACACAGAGCTGCAAGGGCAGAATTGCCCAGAAGACTGTCATGGTATTACTCCACTCCACATGACTACACATCCTGCAGTGCCCACACAGCCTTTCACAGATCCATGGAAAATACACCACACCTGGCAAGGAGCTGGTTCCAAAAATGGTAAGGCAGTCCAGAAGAACAGACAAACTGATCCGGAACATCACTGATTCTTCCTGAACAGAAAATTCCTGAAAGATTTCTGCCTGTAAGTTAAAGCAGAGAGACGAAAAGCTGAGAGTTCCCACAATTATTTTATAGTTTAAACTTCAGAGTTTCCCATTCAGAAATCGGTGCAACACAAAATGATTTCTACATGCAACACAGCAttgattttagaaaaatgggtCTTCATCCTCAAAACTAGGAAAACACAATCAGGCCACACTTGAAACAAGGTAGAAGAGCATAAATATAAAATCCCAAACACTTGTCTTTTATAGTTTAAGTGCAAGCTACAGAGGTTAAAGCCTACAGCTGCTTACTTCCGGAGCTGGAAACATTAATGGAACTGTACAATGTGCCACCCTTCTCCAGTAACAATACTTACATTTTTTATGCTCAGAGCATGAAAAAACATTCCAAATACTAAAAGAACATAAGAACAAAACAGAACGGGCCTTTTCACCACTCTGAAACATGTGCTGAATCTTGCCTTTGACTAGCCTGATGAGAGTAAACTGCTGCATGCTGTCCTGTTTGTCACTGGCACTGCATTTTTGGCACCTAAAAGAACAGAGTATCTCAGAAATAAAGTGGGGTGGCATgagctgcttttggaaaagtaatttcatattttcctgGCAGCTCAGAGGGAAAACCCCATCCTGGGGTGCTTTGAGCAGATCACAGCTATCTTCAATCAAGTGTCCATGAAACTATACTCTTTCACAGTTGACATAAATCCAACCTTTTGGCTTTGGGATGAGTTATAAAAAACTTAAAGAGTGCTTATAAAAACACTATGAGTGTTTACTTGTGCAACTAAGCACAGCACGGCCAGAAGGAGCCATGAGTTTGGCAAGCACCAATACATTAGATGAGGGTGCAAACCCATTACACTGTCAGGTGTGCAGGGATGTACTGGGTACAGGATTTGGAAttacagcagcaggaacaccCATAAACAAGGGCAGCCTAACCATGGCCCTTCCTCCATGCCAGCTCAGGCACCTCTGCCTTGCTTGCAGCAGTCTCCCCTTCCCCGCAGGTGAGCACATGGAATTGTTAtgattggaagggacctctggagatcatccagtccaaccccttTGCCAAGGCAGGGTCTCCTCGAGCAGATGACACGGGAACACAGGCAGGCAGGgtttgaatgtctccagagggGGAAAGTCCACAACCTTCCTGACATTCTGTTCAGGGGTTTGCCACCCTTAGTGTAAACAAGTTCGTGCTCGTGTTGAGGTGTTTTAGTTCATGTCTATTACTCTCCTTCCTGTCACTGGTCTCTGTAGAAGAGTCTAGCCCCATCTTCTTGGCACCCATTTTTGAGATATTCATATGCATTAATGAGCCTCTCTCAGTCTGCTCTTCTCCAGACCAAAAGGGCTCAGGTCCTGCAGGCTCTCCACACAGCAGAGATGCTCTGGTCCtttaatcatctttgtggcctccgCTGGACCCTCCCCAGTGGCTCCCTGTCCTCCCGGTGCTGCGACAGCGGCGGTAACCGGGCGTGTGCAAGGTCTGCAGCAGCCGTgccctccccgtgtccccgtaCCTGGATGAAGGCGTTGGCCTGGATGCACTTGGCATCCTCCACCGTGACACGCAGCCCGCTGGCCGTGGCCAGGCAGGTGGCGTGGTCCTGGAAGTGCACGGCCCGCAGCAGGCTGGACAGGTGCCGGGCATTGTCCAGGCTGGCGGACAGCGCGTAGCGCTCGCCGCTGGCGGGCGGCTGCGCCGAGAACGGCATGGCcgcggggcgggagcgcggcggcaCGGCGGCCGCAGCGGGCCGGAGCACAGCGCAGGGGCGGCCGCAGCGAGGGCGGGCACGGCGAAGGCGGGAGCGGGAAGTGAGATCACAGCCTCGCCGGCACAGGAAATGCGAGCGCAGGAAGCACGACACGGGAAGGGGAGCGGGCGAGCAGCGAGCGCGGCATGGCGTGCGGACAGATGGCGGCCAAGAGGAAGCGTGGAGCGCCGGCCGCGGGGAAGGCGAAGCGCGCCAGGAGCGCCCCGGGCGCGGGCGAGGCGGTGCCGGAGGGCGGCCCGCCGCAGGAACACAGCGGCCCGCCGCAGGAATACAGCATCCCGCCGCCCGTGTCCCAGGTACGCCGCTCGGCCCGCGGACCCGCCTCCCCGCGGCTCGGGCGGCTTGAGGGAACGTGGCTGCTGAGCCGGGACACAGAGGGTTATTCGCAATCTTTCGTAGTGTCAGCACAGCTAGAAGTGAACGTGGCGCGCGTTGTTCCGTGAGAATACGCGAAAAGTGCTGTTGTGGTCGATGTTGATGTGTTAGCCCAGTCTCAGAAGTATTTGAAAGAGTTAGGCAATTCTGTTGTAGACAGAGGCTGTATGGAAATCGTGCCTGTTCCAT
This genomic window from Prinia subflava isolate CZ2003 ecotype Zambia chromosome Z, Cam_Psub_1.2, whole genome shotgun sequence contains:
- the RAD1 gene encoding cell cycle checkpoint protein RAD1, which translates into the protein MPFSAQPPASGERYALSASLDNARHLSSLLRAVHFQDHATCLATASGLRVTVEDAKCIQANAFIQAEIFQEFSVQEESVMFRISLSVLLDCLTIFGTSSLPGTSTALRMCYQGYGYPLMLFLEEGGVVTVCKINTQEPDELLDFDFCSTKVVNKIILQSEGLREAFAELDMSSEVLQITMSPDKPYFRLSTFGNAGSAHLDYPRDSDLMEAFHCNQTQTNRYKTSLLKPSTKALALSCKVSIRTDAQGFLSLQYMIRNEDGQICFVEYYCCPDENITEAEL